The following are encoded together in the Candidatus Margulisiibacteriota bacterium genome:
- a CDS encoding exonuclease gives MLINTFCHIPKISVNSEQKIWDSGVLSWNDLNTDTGKKLPFSRREKLANYTQESMNHLKNDNPVYFYEQLPKQLHWRLFPHFRKSVAYIDIETSGLYCDANYITSISLYDGKDIYCYVKGQNLEDFLTDIQRYNLIVTYNGKCFDVPFIENYFKTKLPKAHIDLRYIMHNLGYKGGLKGCEKQLGLDRKELDGVDGYFAVLLWQDYQVNDNKKALETLLAYNIMDVVNLEVLMVMAYNLNLEKTPFHQTHLIPRPILPEIPYQADIPTIEKIKRRLR, from the coding sequence ATGTTAATAAACACCTTCTGTCATATACCAAAAATCAGCGTTAATTCCGAGCAGAAAATATGGGATTCCGGTGTTTTATCCTGGAATGATCTTAATACAGATACTGGCAAAAAACTCCCGTTTTCACGAAGAGAAAAGCTAGCCAATTATACACAAGAATCGATGAATCATCTGAAAAATGATAATCCGGTCTATTTCTACGAACAACTCCCGAAACAATTGCACTGGCGTTTATTCCCGCACTTCCGAAAATCAGTAGCCTATATTGACATAGAAACAAGCGGTCTTTATTGCGACGCGAACTACATAACCTCTATTTCATTATATGACGGAAAAGACATATATTGCTATGTTAAAGGTCAGAATCTCGAAGATTTCCTGACAGATATACAGCGGTACAATCTCATCGTTACTTATAATGGCAAGTGTTTTGACGTCCCTTTTATCGAGAATTATTTCAAAACAAAACTACCGAAGGCACATATTGACCTTCGCTACATCATGCATAATCTCGGATATAAAGGTGGTCTAAAAGGATGCGAAAAACAGTTAGGCCTGGACAGAAAAGAACTTGATGGCGTTGACGGATATTTTGCGGTGCTGTTGTGGCAGGATTATCAGGTAAATGACAACAAAAAGGCACTCGAAACGTTACTCGCTTATAACATAATGGACGTGGTCAATTTGGAAGTCCTGATGGTCATGGCCTATAACCTTAATCTGGAAAAGACGCCGTTTCACCAGACACACCTGATCCCACGGCCAATACTCCCGGAAATACCCTATCAGGCAGATATCCCGACAATAGAAAAGATCAAACGCCGTCTCAGATAA
- a CDS encoding HAD family hydrolase — translation MDYKAVIFDLDGTLVDTIDDIADSMNSVLISFGFPSHDVEAYKQFVGEGLEQLVRKSLPEDHREELTVGLCIAGMRREYSNRSSKKSKPYQGIAELFDALVARKVKLAVLSNKFDEYTKEMICNYFPMYHFDAIFGERLSVPKKPDPAGAIEISQLLGLKPEQFIYVGDSGIDMMTAKRAGMYAVGVTWGFRSEHELLSHGAKMLINNPMDLICLF, via the coding sequence ATGGATTATAAAGCAGTAATATTTGATCTCGATGGAACGCTTGTCGATACGATTGATGATATAGCAGATTCTATGAATTCTGTATTGATATCCTTTGGATTTCCTTCTCATGATGTTGAAGCGTATAAGCAATTCGTAGGTGAAGGGCTGGAGCAGCTTGTAAGGAAATCTCTTCCTGAAGACCACCGGGAAGAATTGACGGTAGGGCTGTGTATTGCAGGAATGAGAAGAGAGTATTCTAATCGCAGTTCGAAAAAATCAAAGCCGTATCAGGGAATTGCTGAGCTATTTGACGCGTTGGTCGCCCGTAAAGTAAAGCTTGCTGTGTTGTCGAATAAATTCGATGAATATACAAAGGAAATGATTTGTAATTATTTTCCAATGTATCATTTTGACGCTATTTTCGGCGAGCGGCTTTCTGTTCCTAAGAAACCTGATCCTGCAGGAGCAATAGAAATATCGCAATTGCTCGGACTTAAACCTGAGCAGTTTATTTATGTCGGAGATAGCGGAATCGATATGATGACTGCCAAAAGGGCAGGCATGTACGCAGTTGGCGTGACCTGGGGATTTCGCAGCGAACATGAGTTGCTTTCTCATGGTGCTAAAATGCTTATTAATAACCCGATGGACCTTATTTGCCTTTTTTAA